One stretch of Caballeronia sp. Lep1P3 DNA includes these proteins:
- the tssA gene encoding type VI secretion system protein TssA — protein sequence MNRADIAEWLTDIAPETPAGDDEEYSADFRALEEAVAGKPDAQYGGVVIAATPPDWALAQSLAASLFSRTRDLRVAVHYTQASAAREGFPGLARGLALIDGLIDVQWASVHPQLDDADGDPTARVNALTALIDGAGLAIALRDMPFVAPRGHRAFALRDIEVLAGDLPLAEGAEMPSLATIDAAIAVVGEESAQATRDALASAKSSLARIEALLTERVGPARAIDFGALARPLARIDEFVAARMGARGPQAMQWGSAKETSSTEEGGPSGSAARDAAMPGIAMAPRIASASDVIDTLDALCAYYAQHEPSSPLPVLLQRARRLVGKSFLEIIEDIAPDGAHQFRHLGGVE from the coding sequence ATGAATCGTGCCGACATCGCCGAGTGGCTGACCGACATCGCGCCGGAGACGCCTGCCGGCGACGACGAGGAATACAGCGCCGATTTTCGCGCGCTCGAAGAAGCGGTGGCGGGCAAGCCCGATGCGCAGTACGGCGGCGTCGTGATCGCGGCGACGCCGCCGGACTGGGCGCTCGCGCAATCGCTCGCGGCGTCGCTCTTTTCCCGCACGCGGGACTTGCGCGTCGCGGTGCATTACACGCAGGCGAGCGCAGCACGCGAGGGCTTTCCCGGCCTCGCGCGGGGGCTTGCGCTCATCGACGGTCTGATCGACGTGCAATGGGCGAGCGTGCATCCGCAACTCGACGATGCCGACGGCGATCCGACCGCGCGCGTCAACGCACTCACGGCGCTCATCGACGGTGCGGGGCTCGCTATCGCGTTGCGCGACATGCCGTTCGTCGCGCCGCGCGGTCATCGTGCGTTTGCATTGCGCGATATCGAAGTGCTGGCGGGAGATTTGCCGCTCGCGGAAGGCGCGGAGATGCCGAGCCTCGCGACCATCGATGCCGCGATTGCGGTCGTCGGCGAAGAGTCGGCGCAAGCGACACGCGATGCGCTTGCGTCGGCGAAGTCGTCGCTCGCGCGAATCGAAGCGTTGCTGACCGAACGCGTCGGCCCGGCGCGTGCCATCGACTTCGGCGCGCTGGCAAGGCCGCTTGCGCGCATCGACGAGTTCGTCGCGGCCCGCATGGGTGCGCGTGGCCCGCAAGCGATGCAGTGGGGCAGCGCGAAGGAGACCAGCAGCACCGAAGAGGGCGGCCCTTCCGGATCGGCGGCGCGTGACGCGGCCATGCCCGGAATCGCAATGGCCCCGCGCATCGCGAGTGCGAGCGATGTGATCGACACGCTCGACGCGCTCTGCGCCTACTACGCGCAACACGAACCATCGAGCCCGCTGCCGGTGCTGCTGCAGCGCGCGCGTCGGCTCGTCGGCAAGAGTTTCCTCGAAATCATCGAGGACATCGCGCCCGATGGCGCGCATCAGTTCAGGCATCTGGGCGGCGTCGAATAG
- a CDS encoding type VI secretion system tube protein Hcp, giving the protein MAADIFVKLGDIKGESQDAVHKEEMEILSWSWGCSQTGTTHTGTGGGTGTAAVQDLSFSKYLDKSSPTIVQSCCQGTHLNEVVVTMRKAGGKEPVEYMKVTLNEVLISGYSVGMSGGDQAQESITLNFAKFKIEYQPQDNNGAKKGGVVTGKWNIPENKAE; this is encoded by the coding sequence ATGGCGGCAGATATTTTCGTCAAGCTGGGCGACATCAAGGGCGAATCGCAGGATGCGGTTCATAAGGAAGAGATGGAAATCCTGAGCTGGTCGTGGGGCTGCTCGCAGACCGGCACCACGCACACCGGCACGGGCGGCGGAACGGGGACCGCCGCGGTGCAGGATCTTTCGTTCAGCAAGTATCTCGACAAGAGTTCGCCGACCATCGTGCAGTCGTGCTGTCAGGGCACGCACCTTAACGAAGTCGTCGTCACCATGCGCAAGGCGGGCGGCAAGGAGCCGGTCGAATACATGAAGGTCACGCTCAACGAGGTGCTGATCAGCGGCTACTCCGTCGGCATGAGCGGCGGCGATCAGGCCCAGGAAAGCATCACGCTCAACTTCGCGAAGTTCAAGATCGAATATCAGCCGCAGGACAACAACGGCGCGAAGAAGGGCGGCGTCGTGACGGGCAAGTGGAACATCCCGGAAAACAAGGCTGAATGA
- a CDS encoding RNA polymerase sigma factor, translating into MNDDDLPAVLPSLLPRLWRFALRLTQNQHDAEDLVQRACVRALERRNQLQPGTSTLSWLFSIVHSTWMNELRARSIRSRGSMDWQDEEIEAFADPSGHNPEVDLMHRQVFNAVEALPEAQRVVMVLVAIEGLSYREAADVLDVPIGTVMSRLSRARLTIGQQFGVQAPAAQKIQKGEKGESI; encoded by the coding sequence ATGAACGACGACGACTTGCCAGCCGTTCTGCCGAGCTTGCTGCCACGGCTCTGGCGCTTCGCGCTGCGTCTCACGCAGAACCAGCACGACGCCGAAGACCTCGTTCAGCGCGCCTGCGTGCGGGCGCTCGAGCGGCGCAATCAGTTGCAACCGGGTACATCGACGCTCAGTTGGCTCTTCTCCATCGTCCATTCGACGTGGATGAACGAACTGCGCGCCCGTTCGATTCGCAGCCGGGGCAGCATGGACTGGCAGGACGAGGAAATCGAGGCGTTCGCGGACCCGTCCGGGCATAACCCGGAAGTGGATCTGATGCATCGGCAGGTGTTCAACGCGGTGGAAGCGCTGCCCGAAGCGCAGCGCGTGGTGATGGTGCTGGTGGCAATCGAAGGCCTGAGCTATCGCGAAGCCGCCGATGTGCTGGACGTCCCCATCGGCACGGTGATGAGCCGTCTGTCGCGGGCGCGGCTCACCATTGGTCAGCAGTTCGGCGTGCAGGCTCCGGCGGCGCAGAAAATACAGAAGGGAGAAAAAGGGGAATCCATATGA
- a CDS encoding anti-sigma factor — protein sequence MINVDDTLLMAYVDGELPPEQRAEVEAAIAHSDDLAGRAAALQASVLPYRAAYERRPVPPVPESLTRRIEELVSVTTAQKRRPERASRRFPMQWAAAAFVAGAICSGVLTGYLGGVNPLKPGVDPWVRSVADYQVLYGRDTVANIREDKVSTEQVLSDIHQRDGMPVNVPDLRQAGLKFKRVQRLNYHDRPLIQMVYLPERGDPVALCVIEDGKGDAAVHTQQVGEMKTVTWRANRLAYVLLAKDTSLDLQKLGQGIASGKVAQLYSETLEEEPRAS from the coding sequence ATGATCAATGTTGACGACACCTTACTGATGGCTTATGTCGACGGGGAACTTCCGCCCGAGCAGCGCGCGGAAGTCGAGGCGGCCATCGCGCATTCCGACGACCTCGCGGGCCGCGCGGCCGCGTTGCAGGCGTCGGTGCTTCCGTATCGCGCCGCCTACGAGCGCCGGCCGGTGCCGCCGGTGCCGGAAAGCCTCACGCGGCGCATCGAGGAACTCGTCAGCGTGACGACCGCGCAAAAGCGCCGCCCCGAGCGCGCGAGCCGGCGGTTTCCGATGCAATGGGCGGCGGCCGCCTTCGTCGCCGGGGCGATCTGCTCGGGCGTGCTGACCGGCTATCTCGGCGGCGTGAATCCGCTGAAGCCCGGCGTCGATCCGTGGGTGCGCAGTGTCGCGGATTATCAGGTGCTGTATGGACGCGACACCGTGGCGAACATTCGCGAGGACAAGGTGAGTACGGAGCAGGTTCTCTCGGACATCCATCAGCGCGACGGCATGCCCGTGAACGTGCCCGACTTGCGGCAGGCGGGCCTCAAGTTCAAGCGCGTGCAGCGGTTGAACTACCACGACCGGCCGCTGATCCAGATGGTGTATCTGCCCGAACGGGGCGATCCTGTCGCGCTTTGCGTGATCGAAGACGGCAAGGGCGATGCCGCCGTGCACACGCAACAGGTCGGCGAAATGAAGACGGTGACGTGGCGCGCGAACCGGCTCGCCTACGTGTTGCTCGCGAAAGACACGTCGCTCGACTTGCAGAAGCTCGGGCAAGGCATCGCGAGTGGAAAGGTCGCGCAGTTGTACAGCGAGACCCTGGAAGAAGAGCCGCGCGCGAGCTGA
- a CDS encoding MFS transporter yields MKIKGIRWWMVSLVAAGLIINYLARNTLSVAAPSLMKDLNITTEQYAHVVVAWQLCYAFMQPVAGFVLDTIGTKLGFVAFALAWSLACAAAAWSTGWRSLAFFRGLLGVAEAAGIPAGVKATSEWFPAKERSVAIGWFNIGSSIGALLAPPLVVWALLHGQWQLAFVMVGVAGVVWCVLWMAFYQHPRKQKMLGDAERDYILSGQEAIHSDATGGEKRSRFAMLRSRDFWAIGIPRILSEPAWQTFNAWIPLYMMTERHMNLKEVALYAWMPFLAADIGCVLGGYLSPIFHKYANVSLFTSRKLVFVVGALCMVGPACVGLVASPYAAVALLCVGGFAHQTLSGALYAITSDMFGKNEVATATGMGGMAGYLGAAAFTALFGVLVTKIGYSPLFVVLAVFDIIAAGVVCLLARRADQPAGGKWVPSGAAAK; encoded by the coding sequence ATGAAAATCAAAGGCATTCGCTGGTGGATGGTCAGCCTCGTCGCGGCTGGCCTCATCATCAACTATCTGGCGCGCAATACGCTCTCCGTCGCCGCGCCGAGTTTGATGAAGGATCTCAACATCACGACCGAGCAATATGCTCATGTGGTGGTCGCGTGGCAGCTTTGCTATGCGTTCATGCAGCCGGTGGCGGGGTTCGTGCTCGACACCATCGGCACCAAGCTGGGCTTCGTGGCGTTCGCGCTCGCCTGGTCGCTCGCGTGCGCGGCCGCGGCCTGGTCGACCGGCTGGCGCAGCCTCGCGTTCTTTCGCGGTCTGCTCGGCGTGGCGGAGGCGGCCGGCATTCCCGCCGGCGTGAAGGCGACGAGCGAATGGTTCCCCGCGAAGGAACGCTCGGTCGCGATCGGCTGGTTCAACATCGGCTCGTCAATCGGTGCGCTGCTCGCGCCGCCGCTCGTCGTGTGGGCGCTCCTGCATGGGCAGTGGCAACTGGCGTTCGTGATGGTGGGCGTGGCGGGCGTCGTATGGTGCGTGCTGTGGATGGCGTTTTATCAGCATCCGCGCAAGCAGAAGATGCTGGGCGACGCCGAGCGCGACTACATTCTGAGCGGCCAGGAAGCGATTCACAGCGATGCAACGGGCGGCGAGAAGCGCAGCCGTTTCGCGATGCTGCGCAGCCGCGACTTCTGGGCGATCGGCATTCCGCGCATTCTGTCCGAACCGGCGTGGCAGACGTTCAACGCGTGGATTCCGCTCTACATGATGACCGAGCGGCACATGAATCTGAAGGAAGTGGCGCTGTACGCGTGGATGCCGTTCCTTGCGGCGGATATCGGCTGCGTGCTCGGCGGTTATCTCAGCCCGATCTTCCACAAGTACGCGAACGTTTCGCTCTTCACGTCGCGCAAGCTGGTGTTCGTGGTGGGCGCGTTGTGCATGGTCGGCCCGGCGTGCGTGGGTCTCGTCGCGAGTCCTTATGCGGCGGTGGCGCTGCTGTGCGTCGGCGGCTTCGCGCACCAGACGCTGTCGGGCGCGCTCTATGCGATCACGTCCGACATGTTCGGCAAGAACGAAGTCGCGACCGCGACGGGCATGGGCGGCATGGCCGGCTATCTCGGCGCAGCGGCGTTCACCGCGCTCTTCGGCGTGCTCGTGACGAAGATCGGCTATAGCCCGCTGTTCGTGGTGCTCGCGGTGTTCGACATCATCGCGGCGGGCGTGGTCTGCCTGCTCGCACGGCGCGCCGATCAGCCGGCCGGCGGCAAGTGGGTTCCCAGCGGCGCTGCCGCGAAGTAG
- a CDS encoding NAD(P)-dependent oxidoreductase, translated as MKKIALSGAGGQLGSVVRAAFVARGTPLRSAAGSKALTPLVEGEDVMHGDLRDPAVVDRLLQGVDVLIHFAGTSVERPLPEIIENNLRGLVEVYEGARRNGVKRIVFASSNHAIGMYPVTERLSLDCELRPDGFYGLSKVWGESVARMYWDKHGIESVCVRIGSCLERPTEPRHLSTWFGHRDLLHFLDRCIDADDVGFLTIWGVSANTRSWWDNSGAARLGYQPTQNAEDYAADILARPNPLDALGQRFQGGSFVGIDYSRTDGGTDTHTHTDANGRSASAPAQS; from the coding sequence ATGAAGAAAATCGCCCTCAGCGGCGCAGGAGGACAGCTCGGCTCTGTCGTCCGCGCTGCGTTCGTCGCGCGCGGCACGCCCTTGCGTTCGGCGGCAGGCTCCAAGGCGCTCACGCCGCTCGTCGAAGGCGAAGACGTGATGCACGGAGACCTGCGCGATCCGGCCGTCGTGGACCGTCTGCTGCAAGGCGTCGACGTGCTGATCCACTTCGCCGGCACGAGCGTCGAGCGTCCGCTGCCGGAAATCATCGAGAACAATCTGCGCGGCCTCGTCGAAGTGTACGAAGGCGCGCGCCGCAACGGCGTGAAGCGCATCGTCTTCGCGAGCTCGAATCACGCGATCGGCATGTATCCCGTCACCGAGCGCCTGAGCCTCGACTGCGAACTTCGTCCAGACGGCTTCTACGGCCTGAGCAAGGTGTGGGGCGAATCGGTCGCGCGCATGTACTGGGACAAGCACGGCATCGAGAGCGTGTGCGTTCGCATCGGCAGCTGCCTCGAGCGCCCGACGGAGCCGCGGCATCTGAGCACCTGGTTCGGCCATCGCGATCTGCTGCATTTTCTCGACCGCTGCATCGACGCTGACGATGTCGGCTTCCTGACGATCTGGGGCGTATCCGCGAACACGCGAAGCTGGTGGGACAACAGCGGCGCGGCGCGTCTCGGTTATCAGCCGACGCAGAACGCCGAGGACTACGCCGCCGACATCCTCGCGCGCCCGAATCCGCTCGACGCGCTCGGTCAACGCTTCCAGGGCGGCAGCTTCGTCGGCATCGACTATTCGCGTACCGACGGCGGCACCGACACACACACCCACACCGACGCAAACGGCCGTTCCGCTTCGGCGCCGGCGCAGTCCTGA
- a CDS encoding 3-oxoacyl-ACP reductase: MHLSEQNVLVTGGARGLGAAITEALAREGASVVINYRRSEAQAKALVERLGPRVVAVQADVTDAASVARLFEEARAKSGRPVHAVVNNALADFSFDGDARPKIGDIEWVRFQQQIDGALKGALNVIQAALPDMRAARFGRVVNVGTNLFQNPVVPYHDYTAAKAALLALTRTASNDLGPDGITVNMVSGGLLRTTDASQATPEAVFDMVAGFTPLRRVTTPAEFADAVLFFLSPWARAVTGQNLIVDGGLVKG; the protein is encoded by the coding sequence ATGCACCTGTCCGAACAGAACGTACTCGTAACCGGCGGCGCGCGCGGGCTGGGCGCTGCGATCACCGAAGCGCTCGCACGCGAGGGCGCGAGCGTCGTCATCAACTATCGACGAAGCGAAGCGCAGGCGAAGGCGCTTGTCGAGCGGCTCGGGCCGCGCGTCGTCGCGGTGCAGGCCGATGTCACCGATGCGGCCTCCGTTGCGCGTCTTTTCGAGGAAGCGCGCGCGAAGAGCGGGCGGCCGGTGCATGCCGTGGTGAACAACGCGCTCGCCGATTTCAGCTTCGATGGCGACGCGCGCCCGAAGATCGGCGACATCGAGTGGGTGCGCTTCCAGCAGCAGATCGACGGCGCGCTCAAGGGCGCGCTCAACGTCATCCAGGCCGCGTTGCCGGACATGCGCGCGGCGCGCTTCGGCCGCGTCGTTAATGTCGGGACCAATCTCTTCCAGAATCCCGTCGTGCCGTATCACGACTACACGGCGGCGAAAGCGGCGCTCCTCGCGCTCACGAGAACGGCATCGAACGATCTCGGACCCGATGGCATCACGGTGAACATGGTGTCGGGCGGCCTGCTGCGCACGACCGACGCGAGCCAGGCGACGCCCGAGGCCGTGTTCGACATGGTCGCGGGCTTCACGCCGCTTCGCCGCGTCACCACGCCCGCCGAATTCGCCGACGCCGTGCTCTTCTTTCTGTCGCCGTGGGCGCGCGCGGTGACGGGACAAAACCTGATTGTCGACGGGGGACTCGTCAAGGGTTAG
- a CDS encoding PAS domain S-box protein has translation MQVAPLPADETERLRVLHRLHILDTPPEEAFDRVTRVLARLLDVPIALVSLVDEHRQWFKSRLGIEACETSRDVSFCAHALNVDGMLVVTDAREDPRFFDNPIVTGPMSVRFYAGVPLRSVDGYAIGTLCAIDTVPRTLSADERAAMRDLAAIVERELMSRETNHFARVLHHADTQAILLSETRFRTIFEQTPTGAAIVGLDGRFIEVNARLCEMVGYSADELLALTFQQITFVEDLDTDLHHLRQLLAGRSTTYAMEKRYVRRDGSHFWVQLHVALVRRANGDPLHYIAAIEDIQARKENERLQREHRAALEEQVGKRTAELRATNMQLRGEVARRETVEATLRAQNQHLQTVIDNAQDAYVAIDTDGNITEWNDAAEHMFGWARHEVLGLPMAETIIPPAWRDAHDAGMRRFLQTRAGVILSKPTEVKALRRSGESFPAELRISTAATANGETLFAFITDVSERKRVEAEIIESREAIQKATDSLPVLIAYVDRELRYQFNNDGYRRLLGRDVMSMRGKEIASVMPPEMYRTLAPSFQRALAGERLQHDDVEDHGPDRRTWSVSLVPDVRGREVIGFYMMAQDVTSRRQAERKLRAQAMRDPLTGLPNRRALLLHLQHNVAADNAARQALALFFLDLDGFKPVNDAYGHEAGDELLRLVGLRLAQTVRHSDFTSRLAGDEFVIVSHGVADEATAARMAEAICSALNSPFDLSGHEVTIATSVGVVICDASALTTPDALLAAADSAMYEAKREGRNRYRVAPRIATIAQ, from the coding sequence ATGCAAGTCGCTCCCCTTCCCGCCGACGAGACCGAACGCCTGCGCGTGCTGCACAGGCTGCATATCCTGGATACGCCTCCCGAAGAAGCGTTCGACCGCGTGACGCGCGTGCTCGCGCGTCTGCTCGACGTGCCGATCGCCCTCGTTTCACTCGTGGACGAACATCGGCAATGGTTCAAGTCGCGGCTCGGCATCGAAGCCTGCGAGACCTCGCGCGACGTGTCGTTCTGCGCGCACGCGCTGAACGTGGACGGCATGCTCGTCGTCACCGACGCGCGCGAGGATCCGCGTTTCTTCGACAACCCGATCGTCACCGGTCCGATGTCGGTGCGTTTTTACGCGGGCGTGCCGCTGCGCTCGGTCGACGGCTACGCGATCGGCACGCTCTGCGCCATCGACACCGTGCCGCGCACGCTGTCCGCCGATGAGCGCGCCGCCATGCGCGACCTTGCCGCCATCGTCGAGCGCGAACTGATGTCGCGCGAAACCAACCACTTCGCGCGCGTGCTGCATCACGCGGACACGCAGGCCATCCTGCTTTCGGAGACGCGCTTTCGCACGATCTTCGAGCAGACGCCGACGGGCGCCGCCATCGTCGGACTGGACGGGCGCTTCATCGAAGTGAACGCGCGGCTGTGCGAGATGGTCGGCTACAGCGCCGACGAGCTATTGGCGCTGACTTTCCAGCAGATCACCTTCGTCGAGGATCTGGACACGGACCTGCACCATCTGCGTCAGTTGCTCGCGGGACGCAGCACGACCTACGCGATGGAAAAGCGCTATGTGCGCCGCGACGGTTCGCATTTCTGGGTGCAGTTGCACGTGGCGCTCGTGCGGCGAGCCAACGGCGATCCGCTGCACTACATCGCGGCCATCGAGGACATTCAGGCGCGCAAGGAGAACGAGCGCCTGCAGCGCGAGCATCGCGCGGCACTCGAGGAGCAGGTGGGAAAGCGCACGGCCGAATTGCGCGCGACGAACATGCAGTTGCGCGGCGAGGTCGCACGGCGCGAGACGGTCGAAGCGACGCTGCGCGCGCAGAACCAGCATCTTCAGACGGTGATCGACAACGCGCAGGACGCGTATGTCGCGATAGACACCGACGGCAACATCACCGAATGGAACGACGCGGCGGAGCATATGTTCGGCTGGGCGCGGCACGAGGTGCTCGGGCTGCCGATGGCCGAGACGATCATCCCCCCGGCATGGCGCGACGCGCACGATGCGGGCATGCGCCGTTTCCTTCAAACGAGAGCGGGCGTGATTCTTTCGAAGCCCACCGAAGTGAAAGCGCTGCGGCGTTCGGGCGAAAGTTTTCCGGCGGAATTGCGCATTTCGACCGCGGCGACCGCGAACGGCGAGACGCTTTTCGCGTTCATCACGGACGTGAGCGAGCGCAAGCGCGTGGAAGCGGAGATCATCGAGAGCCGCGAAGCGATACAGAAGGCCACCGACAGCCTGCCGGTGCTGATTGCCTACGTCGATCGGGAACTGCGCTATCAGTTCAACAACGACGGTTATCGGCGGCTGCTCGGGCGCGACGTCATGTCGATGCGCGGAAAGGAAATCGCCTCCGTCATGCCGCCCGAGATGTATCGGACGCTCGCGCCTTCGTTTCAGCGCGCGCTCGCGGGCGAGCGTCTGCAACACGACGACGTGGAAGACCACGGGCCGGATCGCCGCACATGGAGCGTTTCGCTCGTGCCGGATGTGCGCGGACGCGAGGTGATCGGCTTCTACATGATGGCGCAGGACGTCACTTCGCGCAGGCAGGCCGAGCGCAAGCTGAGGGCGCAGGCGATGCGCGACCCGCTCACCGGGCTGCCCAACCGGCGCGCGTTGCTCCTGCATCTTCAGCACAACGTGGCGGCCGATAACGCGGCGCGTCAGGCGCTCGCTTTATTCTTTCTCGATCTCGACGGCTTCAAGCCGGTCAACGACGCATACGGCCACGAAGCCGGCGACGAGCTTTTGCGGCTCGTCGGCCTTCGCCTCGCGCAGACCGTGCGGCATAGCGACTTCACGAGCCGTCTTGCGGGTGACGAGTTCGTGATCGTCAGTCACGGCGTGGCGGACGAAGCAACCGCCGCCCGCATGGCCGAGGCCATCTGCAGCGCGTTGAACAGTCCGTTCGATCTGTCGGGACACGAAGTGACGATCGCGACGAGCGTGGGCGTCGTGATTTGCGACGCATCGGCGCTCACGACGCCCGATGCGCTCCTCGCCGCCGCCGACAGCGCGATGTACGAGGCCAAGCGCGAAGGCAGGAACCGTTACCGCGTGGCGCCGCGCATCGCGACCATCGCGCAATAA
- the glf gene encoding UDP-galactopyranose mutase gives MAERLAAQYGQRVLLVDRRSHIAGNAYDEYNADGILIHRYGPHIFHTNAQRVVDYLSRFTAWRPYRHRVLASVDGMLVPVPINLTTLNRLYSLDLSPEEAEAFLAARAEPIANVRTSEDVVVGKVGRELYEKFFRGYTRKQWGMDPSELDRSVTSRVPVRTTAEDGYFNDEFQCMPLEGYTRMFEKMLAHPNIKVMLNTDFKEIRAEVSFRKLIYTGPIDEYFDHCLGKLPYRSLAFRHETLDQERFQSLAVVNYPSEDVRHTRITEYKYLTGQQHAKTSITYEYPSDEGDPYYPIPRPANAELFKRYEALAEAHPEVTFAGRLGSYRYYNMDQVVAQALSLVERIAEREALKQSA, from the coding sequence ATGGCCGAGCGGCTCGCGGCGCAATACGGTCAGCGCGTGCTGCTCGTCGACCGGCGTTCGCATATTGCCGGCAATGCCTACGATGAGTACAACGCGGACGGCATTCTGATTCATCGCTATGGGCCGCACATCTTTCACACGAACGCGCAGCGCGTCGTGGATTATCTGTCGCGATTCACGGCGTGGCGTCCCTACAGACATCGCGTATTGGCTTCGGTCGACGGCATGCTCGTGCCGGTTCCAATCAACCTGACGACGCTCAACCGGCTCTATTCGCTCGACCTTTCGCCGGAAGAGGCCGAGGCCTTTCTCGCGGCGCGCGCCGAACCGATTGCGAACGTGAGGACGTCCGAAGACGTGGTGGTCGGCAAAGTCGGGCGCGAGCTGTACGAGAAGTTCTTTCGTGGCTACACGCGCAAGCAATGGGGCATGGACCCCTCGGAACTCGACCGCTCGGTGACATCGCGCGTGCCCGTGCGGACCACGGCGGAAGACGGCTACTTCAACGATGAATTTCAGTGCATGCCGCTAGAAGGCTATACGCGCATGTTCGAGAAGATGCTGGCGCATCCGAATATCAAGGTCATGCTCAATACGGACTTCAAGGAAATTCGCGCCGAAGTGAGTTTTCGCAAGCTGATCTATACGGGACCCATAGACGAATATTTCGATCACTGCCTTGGGAAGCTGCCGTATCGCTCTCTCGCGTTTCGTCATGAGACGCTTGATCAAGAGCGTTTTCAGTCGCTCGCTGTGGTGAACTATCCATCGGAAGACGTGCGTCATACGCGCATCACCGAATACAAGTATCTGACGGGGCAGCAGCACGCGAAGACGAGCATCACCTATGAATATCCAAGCGATGAAGGTGACCCGTACTATCCGATTCCCCGGCCGGCGAATGCCGAGCTGTTCAAGCGTTATGAGGCGCTTGCCGAAGCGCATCCGGAAGTGACGTTTGCGGGAAGGCTCGGCAGTTACCGCTACTACAACATGGATCAGGTCGTCGCTCAGGCACTGAGTCTCGTCGAACGTATTGCAGAAAGAGAAGCGCTCAAGCAAAGCGCCTGA
- a CDS encoding glycosyltransferase family 1 protein, with product MSIARAGLPRTLLCLSHLRWNFVYQRPQHLLSRIAKHAEVLFFEEPRRTDQADAWLDVRTTDEGIRVMTPCLPAGLTREQEEHAQRALLDAYLAGSQTWDLGLWYYSPMTLSFTDHLDARLIVYDCMDELSAFKNAPPQLAEREARLMRKADVVFTGGQSLYESKRRFHHNVHAFPSSVDIGHFEKACKPLPEPSDQAELPGPRLGFYGVLDERFDAALIGALAAARPDWQFIMLGPVAKIRPADLPQAQNIHYLGQKAYEDLPRYLAGWDVALMPFAINEATRYISPTKTPEYLAAGRPVVSTPIADVVSRYGDSGVVHIANDAGSFERAIETALADAADRAAFMDRVKSVLAGMSWDNTCAAMLAEVEKCVS from the coding sequence ATCTCGATCGCGCGCGCGGGCCTGCCGCGGACGCTTCTCTGCCTGTCGCACTTGCGCTGGAACTTCGTCTATCAACGGCCGCAGCACTTGCTGTCGCGCATTGCAAAGCATGCGGAAGTGCTCTTCTTCGAAGAGCCGCGCCGCACGGATCAGGCCGATGCGTGGCTCGACGTTCGGACTACGGACGAAGGCATACGCGTGATGACGCCGTGCCTGCCCGCCGGGCTTACGCGCGAGCAGGAAGAACACGCGCAGCGCGCACTGCTCGACGCCTATCTCGCAGGCTCGCAGACGTGGGACCTCGGCCTTTGGTACTACTCGCCGATGACGCTTTCCTTCACGGATCATCTCGATGCCAGGCTCATCGTCTACGACTGCATGGACGAGCTGTCGGCATTCAAGAACGCGCCGCCGCAACTCGCCGAAAGGGAAGCGCGCCTCATGCGCAAGGCCGACGTCGTATTCACGGGCGGTCAAAGCCTCTATGAATCGAAACGGCGTTTTCATCATAACGTCCACGCGTTTCCGAGCAGCGTCGATATCGGACACTTCGAAAAAGCCTGCAAGCCGTTGCCCGAACCTTCGGATCAGGCGGAGTTACCCGGACCGCGTCTTGGCTTCTACGGCGTGCTGGACGAGCGTTTCGACGCCGCGCTCATCGGCGCGCTCGCCGCAGCGAGACCCGACTGGCAATTCATCATGCTCGGGCCGGTTGCGAAGATTCGTCCCGCCGATCTGCCGCAGGCGCAAAACATCCACTATCTCGGCCAGAAAGCGTATGAGGACCTTCCGCGTTATCTCGCCGGCTGGGACGTGGCGCTGATGCCCTTCGCGATCAACGAGGCCACGCGTTACATCAGTCCGACGAAGACGCCGGAATATCTTGCCGCAGGACGTCCCGTCGTGTCGACGCCCATCGCCGATGTCGTGTCGCGTTATGGCGATAGCGGCGTCGTTCACATTGCAAACGATGCGGGCAGCTTCGAGCGGGCCATCGAAACGGCGCTTGCCGATGCCGCCGACCGCGCGGCATTCATGGACCGCGTCAAGTCGGTACTCGCGGGCATGTCGTGGGACAACACGTGCGCGGCAATGTTGGCCGAGGTGGAAAAATGCGTATCGTAG